One genomic region from Polynucleobacter sp. MWH-P3-07-1 encodes:
- a CDS encoding VOC family protein, producing MTKPFRILGIQQIAIGGENKDRLRKLWIDLLGFEYLSTFVSERENVDEDICAIGMGAHQVEVDLMQPFDIDKKPAVHQTPLNHIGLWVDDLPKAVEWLSAQGMRFAPGGIRKGAAGHDITFVHPKGNEEFPYGGEGVLIELVQAPAEIIQSLSP from the coding sequence ATGACAAAGCCCTTTCGTATTCTTGGGATTCAGCAGATCGCCATTGGTGGTGAGAACAAAGATCGCCTGCGAAAACTCTGGATTGACCTGCTCGGATTTGAATATCTCAGCACTTTTGTTTCGGAGCGGGAGAATGTGGACGAAGATATTTGCGCAATCGGAATGGGCGCACATCAAGTGGAAGTTGATTTAATGCAACCCTTTGATATTGATAAAAAGCCTGCCGTTCATCAAACCCCTTTAAACCATATCGGCCTTTGGGTCGATGATTTACCTAAAGCGGTTGAATGGCTCAGTGCTCAAGGGATGCGATTTGCTCCAGGCGGTATTCGTAAAGGGGCTGCGGGTCATGACATTACCTTCGTGCACCCCAAAGGGAATGAAGAATTTCCCTATGGCGGTGAAGGTGTTCTAATTGAGCTGGTACAGGCTCCAGCAGAGATTATTCAGAGCTTGAGCCCTTAG
- the scpA gene encoding methylmalonyl-CoA mutase, protein MASDKKTNASTWPNVPKASLEDWNGSAQKSAPNGDVDQLGWQTPDGIHLKALYTSADLEGLSYADTLPGFEPFVRGPQATMYSVRPWTIRQYAGFSTAEESNTFYRKALDAGGQGVSVAFDLATHRGYDSDHPRVTGDVGKAGVAIDSVEDMKILFDGIPLDKVSVSMTMNGAVLPVLAGYIVAGEEQGVRQDQLSGTIQNDILKEFMVRNTYIYPPEPSMRIIGDIIEYTAKYMPKFNSISISGYHMQEAGANQVLELAFTLADGQEYVKTALAKGLDIDGFAGRLSFFFAIGMNFYLEVAKLRAARLLWWRIMKSFEPKSPKSLMLRTHCQTSGWSLTEQDPYNNVVRTTVEAMAAVFGGTQSLHTNSFDEAIALPSETSSRIARNTQLILQEETHITSVIDPWAGSYMMENLTQEMADKAWEIIEEVEAMGGMTKAVESGWAKLKIEAAAAEKQAKIDSGSDVIVGVNKYKLAKEDLVDVLMIDNDKVRDSQIARLKNIKAKRDQKKVDVALDALTKAAEENTGNLLGLAVDAMRLRATVGEVSDALEKVYGRHRADTQKVTGVYAAAYDSAEGWEKLKLEISDFAKDFGRRPRVMIAKLGQDGHDRGAKVVATAFADLGFDVDIGPLFQTPEECARQAIENDVHALGISTLAAGHKTLVPAIIQELKKQGADDIIVFVGGVIPRQDYEFLYDAGVKGIYGPGTPIPASAKDVLEQIRKQVNPS, encoded by the coding sequence ATGGCTAGCGATAAAAAAACCAATGCCTCGACTTGGCCTAATGTGCCAAAAGCGAGTCTGGAAGATTGGAATGGCTCAGCGCAAAAATCCGCTCCTAATGGCGATGTTGATCAATTGGGCTGGCAAACACCCGATGGAATTCACTTAAAGGCTTTGTATACCTCTGCCGATCTTGAGGGGTTGAGCTATGCCGATACCTTACCTGGGTTTGAGCCATTTGTGCGTGGCCCACAGGCAACGATGTATTCAGTGCGCCCATGGACCATACGTCAATATGCGGGATTTTCAACAGCGGAAGAATCGAATACTTTTTATCGCAAAGCGCTAGACGCGGGTGGCCAAGGCGTCTCAGTGGCGTTTGATTTGGCAACGCATCGTGGTTACGACTCGGATCATCCGCGTGTGACGGGCGATGTCGGTAAAGCCGGTGTTGCGATTGATTCGGTCGAGGATATGAAAATCCTATTCGATGGCATTCCATTGGACAAGGTCTCTGTTTCGATGACGATGAACGGTGCGGTATTACCGGTTTTGGCTGGGTATATTGTGGCTGGAGAAGAACAAGGGGTAAGGCAAGATCAACTCTCCGGCACCATTCAGAATGACATCCTGAAAGAGTTTATGGTGCGTAACACCTACATTTATCCGCCTGAACCATCGATGCGCATTATTGGCGACATCATTGAGTACACCGCTAAGTACATGCCGAAGTTCAACTCGATATCCATTTCGGGTTACCACATGCAAGAAGCAGGGGCCAATCAAGTCTTGGAATTGGCGTTCACCTTGGCAGATGGTCAAGAGTATGTGAAAACAGCGCTAGCCAAAGGCTTGGATATTGACGGATTTGCCGGTCGTCTGTCTTTCTTCTTTGCAATTGGCATGAACTTCTATTTAGAAGTTGCCAAGTTACGCGCAGCAAGGCTTTTATGGTGGCGCATCATGAAATCATTCGAGCCTAAGAGTCCGAAGTCGCTGATGCTTCGGACGCATTGCCAGACCTCAGGCTGGTCTTTGACTGAGCAAGACCCCTACAACAATGTCGTTCGCACTACGGTTGAGGCTATGGCAGCTGTGTTCGGCGGAACGCAGTCGCTGCACACCAACTCCTTTGACGAGGCAATTGCTTTGCCCTCTGAGACCTCAAGCCGCATTGCTCGCAATACCCAACTCATTTTGCAAGAAGAGACCCATATCACTAGTGTGATCGATCCTTGGGCTGGCTCATACATGATGGAGAACCTCACGCAAGAGATGGCTGACAAAGCATGGGAAATTATCGAAGAAGTCGAAGCCATGGGTGGTATGACCAAAGCAGTAGAAAGTGGCTGGGCCAAACTGAAGATTGAAGCCGCTGCAGCAGAAAAGCAAGCCAAGATTGACTCTGGTTCGGATGTTATCGTGGGGGTGAATAAATACAAGCTTGCTAAAGAAGATTTGGTCGATGTATTAATGATCGACAACGATAAGGTGCGTGATAGCCAGATCGCTCGCTTAAAAAATATCAAAGCCAAACGCGATCAGAAGAAAGTCGATGTAGCGCTTGATGCTTTAACCAAAGCCGCAGAAGAAAACACTGGTAACTTATTAGGACTTGCTGTGGATGCAATGCGTTTGCGTGCCACGGTCGGTGAAGTCTCAGACGCATTAGAGAAAGTTTACGGGCGCCATCGCGCCGATACGCAAAAGGTGACCGGAGTGTATGCAGCTGCCTATGACTCAGCCGAGGGCTGGGAAAAACTCAAATTAGAAATTAGTGATTTCGCAAAAGACTTTGGTCGGCGTCCTAGAGTGATGATTGCCAAATTGGGTCAGGATGGTCATGATCGTGGTGCCAAGGTGGTGGCCACAGCTTTTGCTGATCTGGGTTTTGACGTCGACATTGGCCCCTTATTTCAGACACCTGAAGAGTGCGCCCGTCAAGCAATCGAGAACGATGTGCATGCTTTAGGAATCTCTACTTTAGCTGCTGGCCATAAAACACTAGTCCCTGCGATTATTCAAGAGCTCAAAAAACAGGGTGCTGATGACATCATCGTGTTTGTGGGTGGTGTGATTCCGCGCCAAGACTATGAATTCTTATACGACGCAGGGGTGAAGGGTATCTACGGACCAGGTACACCGATACCAGCTTCAGCGAAAGATGTGCTTGAGCAAATTCGAAAACAGGTTAATCCTAGCTAA
- a CDS encoding DNA polymerase III subunit psi, protein MNTLSNSNSALLKEMGISEWVAKDSAQAPQIEEPTPVSSQAKPRGIWWFFGIKPKGDAEILFQNLIRVLGLDSKEWLWCEPANKAKLARPDEALPVISIAFGGQAVQAMTGERDPLEELRDTILELNREGLEEIPLVPSFTLEHFIARPQDKRLLWQDLLLAKSVLHSL, encoded by the coding sequence ATGAATACATTAAGCAATTCCAACTCAGCCCTTTTAAAAGAGATGGGTATTTCTGAATGGGTTGCCAAAGACTCTGCTCAAGCTCCTCAGATTGAGGAGCCTACCCCTGTTTCTTCTCAAGCCAAGCCCCGGGGTATATGGTGGTTCTTTGGGATCAAACCAAAGGGTGATGCAGAGATTTTGTTTCAGAACCTCATTCGCGTTTTGGGTTTAGATTCCAAAGAATGGCTCTGGTGTGAGCCTGCTAATAAGGCGAAGCTGGCTAGACCAGATGAAGCCTTACCCGTAATTTCAATTGCCTTTGGCGGTCAAGCAGTCCAAGCGATGACTGGAGAAAGAGATCCTCTAGAAGAGTTGCGAGACACCATCCTAGAGTTAAATCGAGAGGGGCTTGAAGAGATTCCCTTGGTTCCTTCTTTTACCCTAGAACATTTCATCGCTAGGCCGCAAGATAAAAGATTGTTATGGCAAGACCTTTTACTAGCCAAATCTGTTTTACATAGCCTGTAG
- the rimI gene encoding ribosomal protein S18-alanine N-acetyltransferase yields MARTAELAFLPMQGVDLDEVLSIEQISHAHPWTRGNFNDSLAAGHWAYCIRPESDGAQPGTYLDPKVLWAYCVLYPAVDELHLLNITVSPKLRRLGIAARIMNAIEGIAASRLMPRIILEVRPSNIPAITLYESLGYQTIGVRKAYYPADQTTGQREDAQVMAKSINLAQ; encoded by the coding sequence ATGGCTAGGACTGCTGAGTTGGCTTTTTTGCCAATGCAAGGCGTCGATCTAGATGAGGTTTTGTCTATCGAGCAAATCTCCCATGCACATCCTTGGACTAGAGGCAATTTCAATGATTCATTAGCGGCTGGTCATTGGGCTTATTGCATCAGGCCTGAATCAGATGGCGCTCAGCCGGGCACCTATTTAGATCCCAAGGTGTTGTGGGCTTATTGCGTTCTCTACCCGGCAGTAGATGAACTACATCTCCTCAATATCACCGTCTCGCCTAAATTACGACGTCTTGGTATAGCGGCAAGAATCATGAATGCTATTGAGGGCATTGCCGCTAGTCGCCTAATGCCTCGGATTATCCTGGAAGTTAGGCCATCCAATATTCCGGCAATTACCCTATATGAGAGCCTTGGCTATCAAACTATTGGGGTTCGTAAAGCCTACTATCCGGCCGATCAGACCACTGGTCAACGAGAAGATGCCCAGGTGATGGCCAAATCGATTAATCTAGCGCAATGA
- the meaB gene encoding methylmalonyl Co-A mutase-associated GTPase MeaB, with amino-acid sequence MMNAADQSLIEDLTGQPSPAQRRALAKIITLLESTRSDHRKRADEVLNALLPKTGKSFRLGISGVPGVGKSTLIETLGLYLIDKGHRVAVLAIDPSSSISGGSILGDKTRMERLSVHEHAFIRPSPSSGTLGGVAEKTREALLVAEAAGHDVVIVETVGVGQSEIAVAGMTDLFLLLQLPNAGDDLQAIKKGVMELADLIVINKADIDPNAAMRAQAFITSSLRLLGFQGNPDHASHQADYWHPIVMSLSALNGQGVPELWDNILRFQKLQTANGKLEERRKQQAGSWMWERIDAGLKHAFRSHPEVQALLPRLSAEVNAGTMAASVAARRLLEAMGHEFF; translated from the coding sequence ATGATGAATGCCGCTGATCAATCCTTAATTGAGGATCTCACTGGTCAACCATCGCCAGCGCAACGTCGTGCACTGGCGAAGATCATTACTCTTTTGGAATCCACGCGCTCAGATCACCGTAAGCGCGCAGACGAAGTGCTCAATGCACTGTTGCCCAAGACCGGAAAGTCCTTTCGTTTGGGAATTTCAGGTGTTCCAGGAGTTGGTAAATCTACTTTAATTGAAACCCTGGGTCTCTATTTGATCGACAAAGGACATCGGGTTGCGGTCTTAGCAATCGATCCTTCATCCAGCATCTCGGGCGGATCGATTCTGGGTGATAAGACTCGCATGGAGCGCCTGTCAGTTCATGAGCATGCCTTTATTCGGCCAAGCCCCTCGTCAGGGACTTTAGGTGGTGTTGCAGAAAAAACCCGTGAAGCGCTACTTGTTGCTGAAGCGGCTGGTCATGATGTGGTGATCGTTGAAACTGTCGGTGTAGGACAAAGTGAGATTGCTGTAGCGGGCATGACAGACCTATTTCTCTTGCTTCAACTTCCCAATGCTGGTGATGATCTCCAGGCTATTAAAAAAGGTGTGATGGAGTTGGCTGACCTGATTGTCATTAATAAAGCAGATATTGATCCGAATGCCGCAATGAGAGCGCAAGCCTTTATTACGAGCTCACTGCGCTTACTTGGCTTTCAGGGCAATCCGGACCATGCTTCTCACCAAGCGGATTATTGGCACCCCATCGTCATGAGTTTGAGTGCTCTCAATGGCCAAGGCGTTCCAGAACTCTGGGACAACATTCTGCGTTTTCAGAAATTGCAGACTGCGAATGGCAAGTTAGAGGAGCGTCGGAAACAACAGGCAGGCTCATGGATGTGGGAACGCATCGATGCCGGATTAAAGCACGCCTTCCGAAGCCATCCTGAAGTGCAAGCACTATTACCCAGACTCAGTGCTGAGGTAAATGCTGGAACCATGGCTGCCTCGGTAGCGGCGCGACGCTTGCTTGAGGCGATGGGCCATGAATTTTTCTAA
- a CDS encoding acyl-CoA carboxylase subunit beta yields the protein MKEIIQQLEDQRQLARLGGGQKRIQAQHAKGKLTARERIELLLDAGSFEEWDMFVEHRCHDFGMDEQTVPGDGVVTGYGMINGRLVFVFSQDFTVLGGSLSEAHAEKICKIMDQAMKVGAPVIGLNDSGGARIQEGVASLGGYAEIFQRNVTASGVIPQISLIMGPSAGGAVYSPALTDFIFMVKDSSYMFVTGPEVVKTVTHEDVSAEELGGAVTHSTVSGVCDLAFENDVEAIMMLRRFFNYLPLSNREKPPVVKIPNRHEEPDYSLDTLVPSNPNQPYDIKELIHKMVDDGEFFELQPDFAKNIIIGFARIEGSTVGIVANQPLVLAGCLDIKASIKAARFVRFCDAFNIPVVTLVDVPGFMPGTAQEYGGIIKHGAKLLYAYADCTVPKVTLITRKAYGGAYDVMASKHLRGDVNFAWPSAEIAVMGPKGAVEIIFREEKSDPAKIAAREAEYKAKFANPFVAGRRGYIDDVILPHETRKRIARSLAMLKDKELKNPARKHGNIPL from the coding sequence ATGAAAGAAATCATCCAACAGCTCGAAGATCAGCGTCAATTAGCACGACTAGGTGGAGGGCAAAAACGAATACAGGCTCAACACGCTAAAGGCAAGTTAACCGCTCGTGAACGAATTGAATTACTGCTCGACGCGGGCTCTTTTGAAGAGTGGGATATGTTTGTTGAGCATCGTTGCCATGATTTTGGTATGGATGAACAAACGGTACCCGGTGATGGTGTAGTAACGGGTTACGGCATGATTAATGGCCGTTTAGTGTTTGTCTTCTCGCAAGACTTTACCGTATTGGGAGGATCACTTTCAGAGGCTCATGCAGAAAAGATCTGCAAGATCATGGATCAGGCCATGAAAGTTGGCGCCCCAGTAATTGGCTTGAATGATTCTGGTGGTGCACGAATTCAGGAGGGTGTTGCCTCTTTGGGCGGCTATGCAGAAATCTTTCAGCGTAATGTCACCGCTTCCGGCGTCATTCCGCAAATTTCCTTAATTATGGGCCCGTCTGCCGGTGGCGCAGTCTATTCGCCAGCCTTGACTGACTTTATCTTTATGGTCAAAGATAGCTCTTATATGTTTGTGACGGGTCCTGAGGTGGTGAAGACCGTCACGCATGAGGATGTCAGCGCAGAAGAGTTGGGTGGTGCAGTGACCCATTCCACAGTATCCGGAGTTTGTGATCTTGCTTTTGAGAATGATGTTGAAGCAATCATGATGCTCAGACGCTTCTTTAACTACTTACCACTCTCAAATCGTGAGAAGCCTCCGGTTGTCAAGATCCCCAATCGGCATGAAGAGCCTGATTATTCATTAGATACCTTGGTGCCATCGAATCCAAACCAGCCTTATGACATCAAAGAACTGATTCATAAGATGGTCGACGATGGCGAGTTCTTTGAGCTGCAACCTGATTTTGCTAAGAACATCATTATTGGCTTTGCCCGTATCGAAGGTTCAACCGTTGGTATTGTTGCGAATCAGCCCTTAGTGCTAGCAGGTTGTCTCGATATCAAAGCTTCCATCAAAGCAGCGCGGTTTGTGCGCTTTTGCGATGCCTTTAATATTCCTGTCGTGACTTTGGTTGACGTGCCAGGATTTATGCCTGGGACTGCACAAGAATATGGCGGCATTATCAAGCATGGCGCAAAGCTACTGTATGCCTATGCAGATTGCACAGTGCCGAAGGTGACTTTAATCACTCGCAAGGCTTATGGTGGTGCATATGATGTGATGGCATCCAAACACTTGCGTGGCGACGTTAATTTTGCATGGCCATCGGCAGAAATTGCTGTCATGGGTCCAAAAGGTGCGGTAGAAATTATTTTCCGTGAAGAAAAATCCGACCCCGCCAAAATTGCAGCAAGAGAGGCAGAGTACAAAGCCAAGTTTGCCAATCCTTTTGTAGCAGGACGCCGGGGCTATATTGACGATGTGATATTGCCTCACGAGACGCGTAAACGGATTGCGAGATCTTTAGCCATGTTGAAAGATAAAGAATTAAAGAACCCCGCCCGTAAACACGGCAATATTCCTTTGTAA
- the lplT gene encoding lysophospholipid transporter LplT translates to MNRSFYTIMAAQFFSSLADNALLIAAIALLVQLQAPAWMTPLLKLFFVLSYVLLAAFVGAFADSRPKGNVMFITNTIKFIGCVFMLCGAHPLLSYAIVGLGAAAYSPAKYGILTELLPPEKLVAANGWIEGLTVSSIILGTVLGGILISSGVSSSLLSFDMPMIDTGIDTPAESAILITMFIYLIAALINLRIPDTGARYLAQKTNPIELIKDFGHCFVTLWNDRLGQISLAVTTLFWGAGATLQFIVIKWAEVSLHMNLSQGAILQAITAVGVAGGAVWAAWRVPLRKSLTVLPYGIAMGVVVSTLALYNSDMLPDLVLVNFYSLKLHLNLLPAYFLLMLVGCLAGYFVVPMNALLQHRGHVLMSAGHSIAVQNFNENISVLLMLASYSLLIWLDFPVKYVIIGFGLVVCLIMYLVMRRHKANQTEYDSLHLIGEHKH, encoded by the coding sequence ATGAACCGTAGTTTTTACACCATTATGGCGGCGCAATTTTTTTCGTCGCTCGCCGACAATGCCTTGCTCATTGCAGCAATCGCTCTTCTGGTCCAGCTTCAAGCTCCGGCCTGGATGACCCCTTTACTGAAATTATTCTTTGTCTTGTCTTATGTATTGCTGGCCGCTTTTGTTGGCGCCTTCGCTGATTCGAGGCCCAAAGGCAATGTGATGTTCATTACCAACACCATTAAATTTATTGGGTGCGTCTTCATGCTCTGTGGCGCACACCCACTGCTCTCATATGCAATAGTAGGCTTGGGGGCGGCAGCCTACTCACCAGCCAAATATGGAATATTGACTGAACTATTGCCACCAGAAAAACTGGTTGCGGCGAACGGCTGGATTGAAGGCTTAACCGTTAGCTCGATCATTTTGGGCACTGTTTTGGGCGGCATTCTGATTAGCAGCGGCGTCTCCAGCTCACTTCTGAGCTTTGATATGCCCATGATTGATACCGGGATCGATACCCCTGCTGAATCGGCGATCTTGATCACCATGTTTATCTATCTGATTGCAGCACTGATTAATTTACGCATTCCTGATACGGGAGCGCGTTACCTGGCGCAAAAAACCAACCCAATTGAGCTGATTAAAGATTTCGGCCACTGCTTTGTGACACTCTGGAATGACCGTTTAGGACAAATCTCGCTAGCCGTGACAACGCTCTTCTGGGGTGCTGGCGCCACTCTGCAATTTATTGTCATTAAATGGGCAGAAGTTTCTTTGCATATGAATTTATCGCAAGGCGCTATTTTGCAAGCCATCACTGCTGTAGGAGTCGCTGGTGGCGCAGTTTGGGCTGCTTGGCGTGTACCTTTGCGTAAATCTCTAACAGTGTTGCCTTACGGCATCGCCATGGGTGTGGTGGTAAGTACTCTCGCCTTGTATAACTCCGACATGTTGCCTGATCTTGTCTTGGTCAATTTTTACTCCTTGAAGCTTCATCTGAATCTGTTGCCAGCGTATTTCTTGCTCATGCTAGTGGGTTGTTTAGCAGGATATTTTGTCGTGCCAATGAATGCACTGCTACAACATCGAGGTCATGTATTGATGTCGGCCGGACATTCAATTGCAGTCCAGAACTTCAATGAGAATATTTCAGTGCTATTGATGCTGGCAAGCTATTCACTACTAATTTGGCTTGATTTTCCAGTCAAGTACGTCATCATTGGCTTTGGTCTAGTGGTCTGCTTAATCATGTATTTGGTCATGCGCCGACATAAAGCAAACCAAACTGAATACGACTCTCTGCACCTGATTGGTGAGCACAAGCACTAA
- the accC gene encoding acetyl-CoA carboxylase biotin carboxylase subunit, whose protein sequence is MFKKILIANRGEIACRVIKTAQKMGIKTVAVYSEADKEARHVQLADEAVLIGPAPSRESYLVMDRIIQACKDTGAEAVHPGYGFLSENEQFAKRCEEEGIVFIGPKHQSIAAMGDKIASKKLALEAKVNTIPGHNEAIATTEEAVKIAQVIGYPVMIKASAGGGGKGLRVAFNDKEAAEGFAACKTEAMNSFGDDRIFIEKFVEGPRHIEIQVLGDAFGNTVYLGERDCSIQRRHQKVIEEAPSPFIDPATRKAMGEQAVALAKAVNYQSAGTVEFVVGKDKSFYFLEMNTRLQVEHPVTEGITGLDLVEQMIRVAAGEKLAFKQDDIKLNGWSMECRINADDPFRNFLPSTGRLVKYRPPEEQDGVRVDTGVYEGGEIPMYYDSMIAKLIVYGKDRATAIEKMRDALNNFVIRGIHSNVPFQAALLQHPRFVSGDFTTGFIAEEYPQGFKKDSVQPADPNRLAALAAFMRYRYLEHIKLIDGQLAGHEMVIAKEFVIVTGKRVGASEAPYELPARIELKQGVYSVYINAADGLSRYDIESAWRPGDITLHARINGTSKITAQVERRGVKYHLVLDGAQYDCMVLSSFGAEMQRRMPIKLPPDTSKLVLSPMPGLLTKIFVKAGESVTAGQKLAAIEAMKMENTLSAAQDGIIAEICAKEGDSLAVDQLIIRFE, encoded by the coding sequence ATGTTTAAGAAAATTCTCATTGCCAATCGCGGCGAAATTGCTTGCCGTGTCATCAAGACAGCTCAAAAAATGGGCATCAAAACAGTTGCCGTTTATTCGGAGGCTGATAAAGAGGCTCGCCATGTACAACTGGCGGATGAAGCTGTGTTGATTGGACCAGCACCGTCACGTGAATCCTATCTGGTAATGGATCGCATTATTCAGGCTTGCAAGGATACCGGCGCTGAAGCAGTTCATCCAGGCTATGGCTTCTTATCCGAAAACGAACAGTTTGCTAAGCGTTGTGAAGAAGAGGGCATTGTCTTTATTGGACCAAAGCATCAGTCGATTGCAGCGATGGGAGACAAGATTGCCTCCAAGAAATTAGCACTCGAAGCTAAAGTCAACACTATTCCTGGTCATAACGAGGCAATCGCAACAACTGAAGAGGCAGTAAAGATCGCTCAGGTTATTGGATATCCAGTCATGATCAAAGCCTCTGCCGGCGGTGGTGGCAAAGGTTTACGCGTTGCATTCAATGACAAAGAAGCTGCTGAGGGATTTGCAGCTTGCAAAACTGAGGCGATGAATAGTTTTGGTGATGATCGGATCTTTATCGAGAAATTTGTTGAGGGCCCGCGCCATATTGAAATCCAAGTTTTGGGTGATGCGTTCGGTAATACGGTTTATTTAGGGGAGCGCGATTGCTCGATTCAGCGCCGTCATCAAAAAGTCATCGAAGAAGCACCATCCCCATTTATTGATCCCGCAACTCGTAAAGCAATGGGCGAACAAGCGGTAGCTTTAGCTAAGGCCGTTAACTATCAATCCGCTGGTACGGTCGAGTTTGTGGTTGGCAAAGACAAGTCCTTTTACTTTCTTGAGATGAATACACGCTTGCAAGTAGAGCATCCAGTTACAGAGGGAATCACTGGTTTAGATCTAGTTGAGCAGATGATTCGGGTTGCTGCTGGCGAAAAGTTGGCATTTAAGCAAGATGACATCAAACTCAATGGCTGGTCAATGGAATGCCGTATCAATGCGGATGATCCATTCCGAAACTTCTTGCCCTCCACGGGCCGTCTTGTTAAATATCGTCCACCGGAAGAGCAAGATGGCGTGCGTGTCGATACTGGTGTGTATGAGGGAGGCGAGATCCCCATGTATTACGACTCAATGATTGCAAAGTTGATTGTCTATGGCAAGGATCGTGCAACAGCAATCGAAAAGATGCGTGATGCCCTGAACAACTTTGTGATTCGGGGGATTCATTCAAACGTTCCTTTCCAGGCTGCTTTATTGCAACATCCTCGCTTTGTTTCTGGTGACTTCACAACTGGTTTTATCGCAGAGGAGTATCCGCAGGGCTTTAAAAAGGATTCTGTTCAACCCGCCGACCCCAATAGATTGGCGGCTTTAGCAGCATTCATGCGTTACCGCTATCTTGAACACATCAAGTTGATTGATGGTCAGTTAGCTGGGCACGAGATGGTCATTGCAAAAGAATTCGTGATTGTTACTGGTAAACGGGTCGGCGCAAGTGAAGCTCCATATGAGCTTCCAGCCCGCATTGAGTTAAAACAAGGTGTCTATTCTGTTTATATCAATGCCGCCGACGGCTTGAGTCGCTACGATATCGAGAGTGCTTGGCGTCCTGGTGACATCACTTTGCATGCCAGAATCAATGGCACCAGCAAGATCACCGCCCAAGTAGAGCGTCGTGGTGTGAAGTACCATCTGGTCCTTGATGGAGCTCAATATGACTGTATGGTGCTGAGCTCCTTCGGCGCTGAAATGCAGCGTCGTATGCCTATCAAGCTTCCACCCGATACCTCTAAATTGGTTTTATCTCCCATGCCGGGTCTACTAACAAAAATATTTGTTAAAGCAGGTGAGAGCGTCACTGCAGGGCAAAAGCTCGCAGCAATCGAAGCAATGAAGATGGAAAACACCCTGAGCGCAGCTCAAGACGGCATCATCGCTGAGATATGTGCGAAAGAGGGTGATAGCTTGGCAGTAGATCAATTGATTATCCGTTTCGAGTAA
- the tsaB gene encoding tRNA (adenosine(37)-N6)-threonylcarbamoyltransferase complex dimerization subunit type 1 TsaB yields the protein MSRLLAIDTSSSWCSVALSTGSEQPLFRHEKLSSAASQHLLPWIDALLQEAKLELQDLDAIAVNIGPGAFTGVRLGLAVTQGLALSANLPVIPVMSLDAIAAQFHQGRLSNHQATNLVVAIDARMDEVYWAQYQLQLNAQAERISDAHLSAPELVELSEADIVIGSAILEYGDRLLTPDTIIKQDQIGAHALGVLICAQAMWDQGMQIPVAQLEPLYVRNKVAFTTEERLHHGLLK from the coding sequence TTGTCGCGTTTACTTGCAATTGATACTTCATCCTCTTGGTGTTCAGTCGCCCTCAGCACTGGGTCTGAACAGCCATTATTTCGTCATGAAAAATTATCGTCAGCCGCCAGTCAGCATCTCTTGCCCTGGATTGATGCGCTTTTGCAAGAGGCGAAGCTGGAGCTCCAGGATTTAGATGCGATTGCGGTAAATATCGGACCCGGTGCCTTTACAGGCGTTCGCTTAGGGCTTGCGGTTACCCAAGGTTTAGCGCTCAGCGCAAACTTGCCAGTAATACCGGTAATGAGCTTGGATGCAATCGCAGCCCAATTTCATCAGGGCAGATTATCCAACCATCAGGCAACCAATCTGGTGGTGGCGATTGATGCACGAATGGATGAGGTTTACTGGGCCCAGTATCAATTACAGCTGAACGCGCAGGCTGAGCGCATCTCTGATGCGCACCTTAGCGCACCAGAATTGGTTGAGCTAAGCGAGGCAGATATCGTGATAGGGAGTGCGATCTTAGAGTATGGCGATCGTTTGCTAACACCAGATACCATCATCAAGCAAGATCAAATTGGTGCGCATGCCTTAGGTGTGCTCATCTGTGCCCAAGCAATGTGGGATCAAGGAATGCAAATACCCGTAGCTCAATTAGAGCCTCTCTATGTCCGTAACAAAGTTGCATTTACAACCGAAGAGCGCTTGCATCATGGCCTGCTCAAATAA